The following nucleotide sequence is from Natronosalvus caseinilyticus.
ATCACGCACCTGCCCAGGTCGCTCGAGCGGTAGATCGCGTCGATCACCTGCTGCACCGCGAACGCCTGGTCGACGCTGTCTTCGAGCGACCGACCGCCGACGATGGCGTCGAAGAATGCGCGCTGTTCGTCGGCGTGGGTGTCGTTGTGCGCCGTCTCCACGGACGTATCCTCGAGGTGGTGTGGGCCGGCCGCACTCGCGGAGTAAAACGAGAGGTCCCCTTCGAGGAAGTCGAACCGCGCGGCGGCCTCGGTCCCGCGGACGAAGAACTCGTGGGTCGGCGGGCGGTTCGTCGCCCAGGCGACCTCGAGCGAGATGGTCCGTTCGTCCGCACATCGGATGAAGGCGCTGGCGGAGTCGTCCACGTCGAACTCCTCCGGTCCGGCGTCGTCGCCCCACATGTCGAGGTAAGCGTACTCCTCCTGGGTGCCGAACTCGGTTCGCGTCACGCCGTTGACTTCGACGACGTCGGGGTACTCGTGAAGGTAGAGCGCGAGGTCGATGGCGTGTACCCCGAGGTCGATTAACGAGCCGCCGCCCGCGACCGCCCGACGGGTGAACCAGGAGCCACGACCCGGAACGCCTCGCCGGCGGACGTAGTTCGCCTCGATGTGATTCACCCGCCCGAGGTCGCCACGTTCGATCCGGTCGCGAACGATTCGGACGGTGTTCAGAAAGCGGTTGTTGAACCCGACCATGCAGACGGCCTCGCTCGCCTTCGCGGCGTCGACGATTCGTCTGGCGCTTTCGAGGGAGTGCGCGAGCGGTTTCTCGACCAGCACGTGCACCTCTCGCTCGAGCGCGGCGACGGTGTACTCCTCGTGGAACTTGTTCGGCGTGGTGACGATCACGGCGTCGACCTCGTCGTAGAGGTCGGTGTGGTCGTCGTACGCGTCGACGTCGTAGCGGCGGGCGAAGCTCTCTCGAGCGTCCGCGGAGATGTCCATGCCGCCGACGAGGGGGACGCCGAGGTCGAGCAGGCGCTCGGCGTGGTACTGCCCGATGTTGCCGAGGCCGACGAGGCCGGTTCGAAGCGTCGTTCGGTCGTGTTGTGGCGTCATGTGCGGTGAGTGCGTCTCCCGGTCGAGTCCAGACTCGACTCAGTACAGTTGTCGTTCCCGTTCGTCCCGTTCTTTCCGTTCGTCTCGCTCCGTCGCATCGTCTTCGAGGCGCCGTCGTCCCCGGCGATACCGGCGGATTCCGGGGACGATCTTGTATCGCACGTCGAGGACGAACGAGACGATCCCGTAGATCCAGAAGAAGAACAGGACGAGCAGGCCGCCGTAGTAAATCGCGATGACGAGGTCGCTCATGAGTAGCTGTCGGACTCCGCCTCGGTCGGCGTCGTGTCGTCGCCCCGGGGCTGTTCGGCGAACGTCTCGATGCCGTGAGCGAGCGCCTCGCCGGTGGTCGAATCGAAGAGGTGGATGCTCGAGCGGTCCAGGACGACGCCCGTCTCCTGGTCTTCCTCGATCGGCGTGTCGGGGTCGAGACTCATGAGCAACTCGCCCGTCGAGGCCCCGGCGACGTCCTCGTCCATCGTTCGACTCGGGCCGTCCGCGAGGCGCAGGTAGACGAACACCTCGTTACCCATCGGTTCCAGGACGTCCGTGGTGACGGGGATCTCCTGCGTGGCGGTCGCGAATGACCCGGTTCGGTCGGCCAGGTGGACGTCCTCCGGTCTGACGCCGAGCGTCACGGGGTCGCCGACGGTGACGCCCTCGATTGCTGCCGGATCGAACGCGACGTCGAACCACTCGCTTCGGAGGCCATCCTCGACGAGTTCGCCCTCGACGAAGTTCATCGACGGCGAGCCGATGAAGCCGGCGACGAACCGGTTCGCGGGTTCGTTGTAACAGACCAGTGGCGGGTCGATCTGCTGGAGTTCGCCGGCGTTGATGACGGCG
It contains:
- a CDS encoding Gfo/Idh/MocA family protein, giving the protein MTPQHDRTTLRTGLVGLGNIGQYHAERLLDLGVPLVGGMDISADARESFARRYDVDAYDDHTDLYDEVDAVIVTTPNKFHEEYTVAALEREVHVLVEKPLAHSLESARRIVDAAKASEAVCMVGFNNRFLNTVRIVRDRIERGDLGRVNHIEANYVRRRGVPGRGSWFTRRAVAGGGSLIDLGVHAIDLALYLHEYPDVVEVNGVTRTEFGTQEEYAYLDMWGDDAGPEEFDVDDSASAFIRCADERTISLEVAWATNRPPTHEFFVRGTEAAARFDFLEGDLSFYSASAAGPHHLEDTSVETAHNDTHADEQRAFFDAIVGGRSLEDSVDQAFAVQQVIDAIYRSSDLGRCVMDFESP